One window of the Thermofilum sp. genome contains the following:
- a CDS encoding extracellular solute-binding protein, whose translation MSTTRRDFLKLAAVGAGALVLGLAGGYQWGASTAAPPAKPPVTYSLSVLGRDAEHQDINTAVIDFFTRENPNFKVEYSPLAYSPLYDKIVLALKEGSSAYDLVYMDDPWLPQFGEMGWLTDLEALARDAGVKLDLGDFPDVLVEVGRHPYKTGKLIAMPQLGNVQIFAYRKDVFDKLGLSEPATWTDVLNACKKIKDSGLVEHPIAFRGAKGNPVATAFQPILYAFGGKIVSDDLKKSALDSKAVEAIEFFLELKKYAPPGVENFGTPDVRDRLIGGRIAMSTEVWPGWIKDADNPAVSKVPGLLAYTTTPGERTKPSPLLGVWYWGIPAGSQNKEAALQYILYTTSARMQKLMAIVKGLPPVRSSVGEDKEVVGLRRWIAVQVKSLKVAVPRPRTPLWSKVEDIFGSYLNQVLAGTIKPADAVAKMSDEIDKVLAGG comes from the coding sequence ATGTCCACCACGAGGAGAGATTTCCTCAAGCTGGCTGCAGTAGGGGCAGGAGCGCTTGTCTTAGGGCTTGCTGGAGGTTACCAGTGGGGCGCTTCTACAGCTGCGCCTCCTGCTAAACCGCCCGTAACGTACTCCCTATCTGTGCTTGGGCGGGACGCAGAGCACCAGGATATCAACACTGCGGTTATCGACTTCTTCACTCGCGAGAACCCGAACTTCAAGGTGGAGTACTCCCCGCTAGCATACAGCCCCCTCTACGACAAGATCGTGCTAGCGCTAAAGGAAGGTAGCAGCGCTTACGACTTAGTGTACATGGACGACCCGTGGCTTCCCCAGTTCGGCGAGATGGGTTGGCTGACAGACCTCGAGGCTCTAGCGAGAGACGCGGGGGTCAAGCTGGACTTGGGAGACTTCCCGGATGTTCTCGTCGAGGTGGGCAGGCACCCCTACAAGACTGGGAAGCTGATCGCGATGCCTCAGCTGGGTAACGTGCAGATCTTCGCGTACCGCAAGGACGTGTTTGACAAGCTAGGTCTTTCCGAGCCCGCAACGTGGACGGACGTGCTTAACGCCTGCAAGAAGATCAAGGACTCGGGGCTCGTCGAGCACCCGATCGCGTTTAGAGGCGCGAAAGGCAACCCCGTGGCGACCGCGTTCCAGCCGATTCTCTACGCTTTCGGCGGGAAAATCGTTTCCGACGACTTGAAGAAGAGCGCGCTCGACTCTAAAGCAGTCGAGGCTATCGAGTTCTTCTTGGAGCTGAAGAAGTACGCCCCTCCGGGTGTGGAGAACTTCGGCACCCCCGATGTCCGGGACAGGCTGATCGGCGGCAGGATCGCTATGAGCACTGAGGTCTGGCCCGGCTGGATCAAGGACGCGGACAACCCGGCGGTCAGCAAAGTCCCCGGCCTCCTAGCCTACACCACCACTCCTGGTGAGCGGACTAAGCCTTCACCGCTGCTCGGCGTCTGGTACTGGGGCATCCCGGCAGGTTCCCAGAACAAGGAGGCCGCTCTCCAGTACATCCTCTACACGACTAGCGCGAGGATGCAGAAGCTCATGGCTATCGTGAAGGGGCTGCCGCCCGTCCGGTCGAGCGTGGGGGAGGATAAGGAGGTTGTCGGGCTGCGGAGGTGGATTGCCGTCCAGGTTAAAAGCCTCAAGGTTGCGGTGCCACGGCCTAGGACGCCCCTCTGGTCCAAGGTAGAGGATATCTTCGGCAGCTACCTTAACCAGGTTCTCGCAGGTACTATAAAGCCTGCGGACGCAGTGGCGAAGATGTCCGACGAGATCGATAAAGTCCTGGCGGGAGGATAG
- a CDS encoding sugar ABC transporter permease, with protein MLLFVTVYPILSTFYYSLHRYNLLTGEFKFTGLQEYIELLNDEVFRISIFNTLVFSLTATLTQTFLGLAIAVLVNQEIAGKRWIIPLIVLPNMFSVVVVSSMWKLMLDYDTGLVNYILRALGLPPQAWLTSLSLALPSIVLIDTWQWTPICFLIFLAGLQSIPKELYEAAVVDGASPLRTFRSITLPLLKPYIALVLLLRSIDTFRLFDKVYLLTGGGPAHATETISLYIFKAGLVFWEIGKASAASFTMLLIILAVSALYVKRVIFQ; from the coding sequence ATGCTTCTTTTTGTAACAGTTTACCCAATCCTGAGCACTTTTTACTACTCGCTTCATCGCTACAACCTGCTAACAGGCGAGTTTAAGTTCACGGGCCTCCAAGAGTACATAGAGCTCCTGAACGACGAGGTCTTCAGGATCAGCATCTTTAACACTCTGGTGTTCTCTTTGACGGCAACGCTCACTCAAACGTTTCTCGGACTCGCGATAGCAGTTCTCGTGAACCAGGAGATCGCCGGGAAGCGGTGGATCATTCCTCTCATCGTCTTGCCGAACATGTTCTCCGTCGTCGTGGTCAGCTCCATGTGGAAGCTAATGCTCGACTACGATACTGGCCTCGTCAACTACATCCTAAGAGCGCTAGGGCTACCGCCCCAAGCTTGGCTGACCAGCCTGAGCCTCGCTCTCCCGAGCATTGTTCTCATCGACACGTGGCAGTGGACCCCCATCTGCTTCCTCATCTTCCTCGCCGGGCTGCAGTCCATACCCAAGGAGCTCTACGAGGCTGCGGTCGTGGACGGTGCCTCTCCTCTGAGGACTTTCCGGAGCATCACGCTCCCGCTTCTCAAGCCTTACATCGCTCTAGTCCTACTGCTGAGGAGCATTGACACGTTCCGGCTCTTCGACAAAGTCTACCTCCTTACGGGTGGCGGGCCGGCTCACGCCACGGAGACAATCTCTCTCTACATCTTCAAGGCGGGGCTCGTATTCTGGGAGATAGGGAAGGCCTCGGCAGCCTCTTTCACAATGCTGCTCATAATACTCGCCGTTAGTGCCTTGTACGTGAAGAGGGTGATTTTCCAGTGA
- a CDS encoding carbohydrate ABC transporter permease gives MRTWERILLYAAIGIVLAWTLIPIYWTVNVSLKTGLEVYEVFSASFKLDNYIKLLNEGFLRYLWNTIYLASLTTALSLLLAVPASYSLSKLPMSEQLRMGFLAWTLFSRTIPPIVLIIPIYTMYAQLKLLDSLNSVAIAYQVYTLPFSIWMMLGFFRATPREVEEAAKVDGAGPLTIMARILLPIVAPGIVATAIFCLLMSWNEFLYAVILLHSPRNYVVPLVIAGYISEWGVKWGEMAAAGIVSSLPMLLFTGYVQRHLILGFMRR, from the coding sequence GTGAGGACTTGGGAGAGAATCCTCCTCTACGCAGCCATCGGGATAGTGCTAGCCTGGACTCTGATCCCCATCTACTGGACTGTCAACGTCTCCCTCAAGACAGGCTTAGAAGTCTACGAAGTCTTCTCGGCAAGCTTCAAGCTCGATAACTACATCAAGCTGCTCAACGAAGGCTTCCTAAGATACCTCTGGAACACGATATACCTTGCCTCCCTCACCACGGCTCTTTCCCTTCTCCTCGCGGTCCCAGCCTCCTACAGCCTCTCGAAGCTCCCGATGAGCGAGCAGCTCCGGATGGGCTTCCTCGCGTGGACGCTCTTCTCGAGAACTATCCCTCCCATAGTCCTGATAATCCCCATCTACACCATGTACGCCCAGCTGAAGCTTCTAGACAGCTTAAACTCGGTAGCTATCGCCTACCAGGTCTACACGCTCCCCTTCTCGATCTGGATGATGCTCGGCTTCTTCAGGGCCACCCCCCGGGAAGTGGAGGAAGCTGCGAAAGTCGACGGCGCCGGCCCGCTCACCATCATGGCCAGGATCCTACTACCCATAGTCGCCCCCGGGATAGTGGCCACCGCTATCTTCTGCTTGCTCATGTCGTGGAACGAGTTCCTCTACGCAGTGATCCTCCTGCACAGCCCGAGGAACTACGTGGTCCCCCTCGTGATCGCGGGCTACATTTCGGAGTGGGGAGTCAAGTGGGGTGAGATGGCCGCCGCAGGCATAGTTTCATCGCTCCCCATGCTGCTCTTCACAGGCTACGTCCAGCGCCACCTCATCCTCGGCTTCATGCGCCGCTAG
- a CDS encoding monomethylamine:corrinoid methyltransferase codes for MLTPLLVEERARRGVYVEQRKFDLEHVSKRVAELEKEYGVAYDAAHPFPLDRGVGKAVYEAGFALALETGLYVLEESRVAKFAEEELREALESARRELTLGRGLDSRTLWARLPGDRRRPFVFGGLAGTPVPEEYFYATALSYAQQPLVDALDHGSLQEVSGVAVRAGAASEAAAGIRELAYLRRALADAGRPGMHLLAGESSVSSVGSLAAMSLGLLVEGDAQLLPVLNELKTDYSQLAKAQVGLEKGVIGAALVDPVVGGFARGPAGSAIVSVAEIILSLAAYRAGYVLVHPTHIVKKATSSAECMWVQVAVGLANEHLKLPLVADVWPACGLGTAEYLYEIAANTIAVVAAGLHLLGPVPANGTAPNGGGLEAQFMAEVGKAVASAGLSVESACDVAWELYKRYESKLQSPSPGKPFWELYDKKTAAPRGEWVEVVHRVSRELSELGITR; via the coding sequence ATGCTTACCCCGCTGCTCGTCGAGGAGCGTGCCCGCAGAGGAGTGTACGTGGAGCAGAGGAAGTTCGACCTCGAGCACGTCTCCAAGCGCGTTGCCGAGCTCGAGAAAGAGTACGGCGTAGCTTACGACGCGGCACACCCCTTCCCCCTCGACAGGGGCGTCGGGAAGGCGGTCTACGAGGCGGGGTTCGCGCTCGCGCTGGAGACGGGGCTGTACGTCCTCGAGGAGAGCAGGGTAGCAAAGTTCGCCGAGGAGGAGCTTCGGGAAGCTCTGGAGAGCGCTCGGCGCGAGCTCACCTTGGGGAGGGGCCTCGACTCGAGGACGCTGTGGGCGCGCCTGCCCGGGGACCGGAGGAGGCCTTTCGTCTTCGGCGGGCTCGCCGGGACCCCCGTTCCGGAGGAGTACTTCTACGCCACCGCCCTGTCGTACGCGCAGCAGCCGCTCGTAGACGCCCTGGACCACGGCAGCCTGCAGGAGGTTTCCGGAGTCGCGGTGAGGGCTGGCGCGGCCAGCGAGGCGGCCGCGGGCATCCGGGAGCTCGCCTACCTGAGGAGGGCTCTAGCCGACGCGGGTAGGCCCGGCATGCACCTGCTAGCTGGGGAGAGCAGCGTCTCGAGCGTGGGCAGCCTGGCAGCGATGTCGCTGGGGCTCCTGGTGGAGGGTGACGCGCAGCTTCTGCCCGTGCTCAACGAGCTGAAAACAGACTACAGCCAGCTGGCGAAAGCGCAGGTTGGGCTCGAGAAGGGGGTGATCGGCGCGGCGCTCGTAGACCCGGTTGTCGGAGGCTTCGCCAGGGGGCCTGCCGGCTCCGCGATCGTCTCAGTCGCCGAGATCATCCTGTCCCTGGCCGCCTACAGGGCTGGCTACGTGCTGGTGCACCCGACGCACATCGTCAAGAAGGCAACATCTTCAGCCGAGTGCATGTGGGTGCAGGTCGCGGTCGGCTTAGCGAACGAGCACCTTAAGCTGCCGCTAGTCGCGGACGTGTGGCCTGCTTGCGGCCTCGGCACAGCCGAGTACCTCTACGAGATCGCTGCGAACACTATAGCGGTAGTGGCAGCCGGCCTCCACCTGCTCGGCCCCGTCCCCGCCAACGGGACCGCGCCGAACGGCGGGGGTCTAGAAGCCCAGTTCATGGCTGAGGTGGGCAAGGCTGTAGCCTCCGCGGGTCTAAGCGTGGAGTCGGCGTGCGACGTGGCATGGGAGCTCTACAAGCGCTACGAGAGCAAGCTGCAGAGCCCGAGCCCCGGCAAGCCGTTCTGGGAGCTTTACGACAAGAAGACAGCCGCCCCCCGCGGGGAGTGGGTCGAGGTAGTGCACCGCGTATCCCGCGAGCTCTCGGAGCTGGGTATTACGCGGTAG
- a CDS encoding corrinoid protein, which produces MGCPEALAKVRAALSALEEGAVLELVREALEAGCSALEVIEGGLTPGMREVGEKFERGEYFLPELMISADIFTRAVSLLQPLLERGAAQARRGRVVIGTVKGDIHDLGKNLVATMLRVDGFEVIDLGVDVPPEKFVEAVERYEPDIVGMSALLTTTMIEMRNVIDALKSAGLRDRVRVIVGGAPVTEEFAREVGADAYAKDAVEAVEKCRKLVSRT; this is translated from the coding sequence GTGGGCTGCCCGGAGGCTCTGGCTAAGGTTAGAGCCGCTCTCTCGGCGCTAGAGGAGGGCGCTGTCCTGGAGCTCGTGAGGGAGGCTTTAGAAGCCGGGTGCAGCGCTCTGGAGGTCATCGAGGGGGGCTTGACGCCGGGCATGCGGGAGGTTGGCGAGAAGTTCGAGAGGGGGGAGTACTTCCTCCCGGAGCTCATGATCTCGGCGGACATCTTCACTAGAGCTGTGAGCCTCCTGCAGCCTCTCCTCGAGAGGGGGGCCGCGCAGGCGAGGAGGGGGCGCGTGGTCATCGGCACTGTGAAAGGGGATATCCACGACCTGGGGAAGAACCTCGTGGCGACTATGCTGCGGGTGGATGGTTTCGAGGTGATCGACCTCGGCGTGGACGTACCTCCTGAGAAGTTCGTGGAAGCGGTGGAGAGGTACGAGCCAGACATCGTCGGAATGAGCGCTCTGCTCACGACGACAATGATCGAGATGAGGAACGTGATCGACGCTCTCAAGTCGGCTGGCCTGAGGGACCGAGTGAGAGTGATAGTAGGCGGGGCGCCGGTCACCGAGGAGTTCGCTAGAGAAGTGGGGGCTGACGCGTACGCGAAGGACGCCGTGGAAGCTGTGGAGAAGTGCCGGAAGCTTGTGTCTCGCACCTAG
- a CDS encoding cytochrome ubiquinol oxidase subunit I — protein sequence MDTVFLGFAGLGLALLIHIAFVSITLGTGLAAAWTRWLAYKRGDRELELASRRFLKLLLVTELYSGVWGTVITVFLAGFFTPLLTLATNTLFIPLAVAVSSIMVRIPAIAASWYTWGRISPRAHALIMWVMALSGFGIPFGFRAVFAEMHYPLAIGHYLQGGGHPGLLAYGNPLFWLLYLHTVAAVISVGGFASAWVAELGRDARGLSFALKLGAYPLFAQLALGPAYWLGLSQYSPLFFEVVTFNPLLAAKVAAVAALAALSLRALRRLNRGSAPSVKPLAALAVLTALAGETLNSGVKYPNLVYAGYEALPARAFANLYLEIPVPLVGVILAFLAASMAVFILASYLALVKRYVADEPED from the coding sequence GTGGACACGGTCTTCCTCGGGTTCGCGGGGCTCGGCCTCGCCCTCCTGATCCACATAGCTTTCGTCTCGATCACGCTCGGCACCGGGCTTGCGGCAGCGTGGACCCGCTGGCTCGCCTACAAGAGGGGCGACCGGGAGCTCGAGCTCGCTTCGCGCAGGTTCCTCAAGCTGCTCCTCGTCACTGAGCTCTACAGCGGTGTCTGGGGCACAGTGATCACCGTCTTCCTGGCAGGCTTCTTCACGCCCCTCCTCACGCTCGCGACGAACACTCTCTTCATCCCCCTTGCCGTAGCGGTCTCTTCGATCATGGTGAGGATCCCCGCTATAGCTGCCTCCTGGTACACGTGGGGGAGGATCAGCCCGCGCGCGCACGCCTTGATCATGTGGGTGATGGCGCTCTCCGGGTTCGGCATCCCCTTCGGCTTCAGAGCAGTGTTCGCGGAAATGCACTACCCCCTAGCTATCGGCCACTACCTTCAGGGAGGCGGCCACCCGGGCCTCCTAGCCTACGGGAACCCTCTCTTTTGGCTCCTCTACCTCCACACGGTCGCTGCGGTGATCTCGGTGGGGGGCTTCGCCTCCGCTTGGGTAGCCGAGCTGGGAAGGGACGCGAGAGGCTTGAGCTTCGCGCTGAAGCTCGGAGCCTACCCTCTCTTCGCGCAGCTCGCTCTCGGCCCAGCCTACTGGCTAGGCCTCTCCCAGTACTCTCCGCTGTTCTTCGAGGTCGTTACCTTCAACCCGCTGCTAGCCGCGAAGGTGGCGGCTGTAGCTGCTCTGGCTGCGCTCTCGTTGAGGGCTCTGAGGAGGTTGAACCGGGGCTCGGCGCCCAGCGTGAAGCCTCTCGCAGCGCTGGCGGTCCTGACCGCGCTGGCGGGCGAAACTCTCAACAGCGGTGTCAAGTACCCGAACCTCGTCTACGCCGGCTACGAGGCTCTCCCGGCGAGAGCTTTCGCCAACCTGTACCTGGAGATCCCCGTCCCCCTGGTCGGCGTCATCCTCGCTTTCCTCGCTGCGTCTATGGCGGTGTTCATCCTCGCTTCTTACCTGGCTCTCGTGAAGCGGTACGTGGCTGACGAGCCGGAAGACTAG
- a CDS encoding cytochrome ubiquinol oxidase subunit I, with protein sequence MSSVAPLLHLSALGIYFHAFFVSLTLGLPFAIAAMLWMSRREGGGVYMRAAKLMTRVLVLNFALGAITGTLVEFGLVQVWPGVNLAIATAALAPLALELIAFTLEIALLVLFYVTLGRVKALVSIAVIALYTVFAFFSAFLITAVNSWMQAPWGTGALAQALYPFMPEFGPDAVDEAKLVALKVSALAEGVPVSVLLERPGLSEKLGVVLEDPLAALYNPYAAISALHNILAGVLIALSLVVAAWAYRYYRTGAPEYLSVLKPLVLMLAVLFVLQAPVFAHFMGEAVVKFNPTKFAMMEGARETYHNPVVALIAYGDPSKPIQGFDAFYESCEKLGGLTLGELARKLDLYPYLAALDSASVQKLEEVKLRDLCVADLRRAERLLELVHYAYYAKVAAAVVGGLAVAALLLSFVRIPLLSPLAVKVTSLLGGERRRILILSALAVAGTVTPSALGWAVREVGRKPWTVYGLLTPEELATPVPLAQNPAFIAWAALFIAAVGLAGVCAMYLVASKSVGVLEKR encoded by the coding sequence ATGTCGAGCGTTGCCCCTCTGCTCCACCTGAGCGCTCTAGGGATCTACTTCCACGCGTTCTTCGTCTCTCTCACGCTGGGCTTGCCTTTCGCGATTGCCGCCATGCTGTGGATGAGCCGGCGGGAGGGGGGCGGGGTCTACATGAGGGCTGCTAAGCTGATGACTCGAGTGCTTGTGCTGAACTTCGCTTTAGGGGCGATCACAGGCACTCTGGTGGAGTTCGGGCTCGTGCAGGTTTGGCCCGGCGTGAACCTGGCTATAGCTACCGCGGCGCTCGCCCCGCTAGCGCTCGAGCTGATCGCTTTCACTCTAGAGATCGCGCTGCTAGTCCTCTTCTACGTGACTCTCGGGAGGGTTAAGGCCCTGGTCAGCATCGCTGTTATTGCGCTTTACACGGTTTTCGCGTTCTTCTCGGCTTTCCTGATCACTGCCGTGAACAGCTGGATGCAGGCTCCCTGGGGTACGGGTGCTCTCGCTCAGGCTCTCTACCCCTTCATGCCGGAGTTCGGGCCGGACGCTGTCGACGAGGCTAAGCTCGTCGCCTTGAAGGTTTCCGCGCTGGCTGAGGGCGTGCCGGTCTCCGTGCTCCTGGAGAGGCCGGGGCTCTCGGAGAAGCTGGGCGTGGTACTCGAGGACCCGCTAGCCGCCCTCTACAACCCTTACGCTGCGATCTCCGCGCTTCACAACATTCTCGCAGGGGTTTTGATCGCCCTGTCTCTCGTCGTGGCGGCTTGGGCGTACAGGTACTACAGGACGGGGGCGCCGGAGTACTTGAGCGTCTTGAAGCCCCTCGTGCTGATGCTGGCGGTGCTCTTCGTCCTTCAGGCACCGGTGTTCGCCCACTTCATGGGCGAGGCGGTGGTGAAGTTCAACCCGACGAAGTTCGCCATGATGGAGGGCGCGAGGGAGACCTACCACAACCCTGTAGTGGCGCTCATCGCGTACGGAGACCCCTCCAAGCCGATCCAGGGCTTTGACGCTTTCTACGAGTCCTGCGAGAAGCTGGGAGGGTTGACGCTGGGCGAGCTGGCGAGAAAGCTCGACCTGTACCCCTACCTGGCGGCGCTGGACTCGGCCAGCGTGCAGAAGCTCGAAGAAGTGAAGCTGAGAGACTTGTGCGTAGCCGACCTCAGGAGGGCGGAGCGCCTCCTCGAGCTAGTCCACTACGCTTACTACGCGAAAGTGGCGGCAGCGGTGGTCGGCGGCTTAGCTGTGGCTGCGCTCCTCCTCTCGTTCGTCAGGATCCCCCTGCTCTCACCCCTCGCGGTGAAGGTCACCTCGCTCCTGGGCGGTGAGAGGCGCCGCATCCTCATCCTCTCAGCTTTAGCTGTAGCGGGGACGGTGACGCCGTCCGCGCTCGGCTGGGCTGTGAGGGAGGTGGGCCGGAAGCCTTGGACCGTCTACGGGCTGCTGACGCCGGAGGAGCTGGCCACGCCTGTGCCTCTAGCGCAGAACCCCGCCTTCATCGCTTGGGCAGCTCTATTCATAGCCGCGGTGGGCTTAGCCGGGGTTTGCGCCATGTACCTAGTAGCCTCGAAGAGCGTCGGGGTTCTCGAGAAGAGGTGA
- the cas6 gene encoding CRISPR system precrRNA processing endoribonuclease RAMP protein Cas6 yields the protein MPRVYLVPASVYTFTVELVPLERFIVTAWSGSFAVRVLYDVLKRRGIEFGKKERKPFTAEPLLVDGEYLLSGFYVNLKGEPHPQLGWRTVEAGQRLTFRYHFLDEALSRTFLEALASEPMLDEPATRLELVEISFEQVEIPKPSPPPSRVVVERLVFTAPTCVQFYGYDVLYPSPVRIMLSALKKYAALSGVDTKTAAERVHKSVEIAGTPRVKRVYVDIGEGRIVPAFMGEATLVMRGSEDLPLLLAALKLAERLGVGVSTSIGFGRFKVAGPPAAPQPAEPRGT from the coding sequence TTGCCGCGAGTATACCTGGTGCCCGCCTCGGTCTACACCTTCACGGTCGAGCTCGTGCCGCTCGAGCGGTTCATCGTCACAGCTTGGAGCGGCAGCTTCGCCGTCCGAGTGCTCTACGACGTGCTGAAGAGGAGGGGCATCGAGTTCGGGAAGAAGGAGAGGAAGCCTTTCACCGCCGAGCCCCTCCTGGTGGATGGAGAGTACCTACTCTCAGGCTTCTACGTGAACCTGAAGGGAGAGCCCCACCCCCAGCTCGGGTGGAGAACGGTGGAGGCTGGGCAGCGGCTCACGTTCCGCTACCACTTCCTTGACGAAGCTCTCTCGAGGACCTTCCTGGAGGCGCTCGCCAGCGAGCCCATGCTCGACGAGCCAGCCACCCGGCTCGAGCTCGTCGAGATCTCCTTCGAGCAGGTGGAGATCCCGAAGCCCAGCCCCCCTCCATCCAGAGTCGTGGTGGAGAGGCTGGTGTTCACCGCGCCCACCTGCGTCCAGTTCTACGGCTACGACGTCCTCTACCCCTCACCAGTCAGGATCATGCTCAGCGCGCTGAAGAAGTACGCAGCCCTCTCGGGCGTGGACACGAAGACCGCGGCGGAGCGCGTACACAAATCCGTCGAGATCGCCGGGACGCCGCGCGTCAAGCGAGTCTACGTCGACATCGGCGAGGGGAGGATCGTGCCGGCCTTCATGGGCGAGGCAACCCTAGTGATGAGGGGAAGCGAGGATCTACCACTACTCCTCGCAGCCCTCAAGCTTGCGGAGCGGCTCGGCGTGGGAGTATCCACCTCGATCGGCTTCGGCAGGTTCAAGGTAGCCGGGCCCCCAGCCGCCCCCCAGCCCGCCGAGCCCCGCGGCACCTAG
- the cas4a gene encoding type I-A CRISPR-associated protein Cas4/Csa1, with the protein MFPDSIWEKVRALAAGDLIAELRGWRAELVGPRHSFMPTASELSSPCPTKRDVYLSRVLRAKPPDDRAMKAGAQLHSAFLEPFRVALRRGRVVESLAHAKAKLLRGLSSELRARAAECFDLGASLASAWLYSGRRLPLAVEPELPGSPIGLSGVVKPDLVVGVIPLDFVLGDGERKDVGVAAYAMALEASTFTPVNFGIVVSFQWSGSVSWRVVIVDDELRRRALELRDDLAGIVERGEDPGRAERCPQLCAWRGVCFEGLVRV; encoded by the coding sequence ATGTTTCCAGACAGCATCTGGGAGAAAGTGCGTGCGCTGGCGGCGGGAGACCTGATAGCGGAGCTCAGGGGGTGGAGGGCGGAGCTTGTGGGGCCGAGGCATTCCTTCATGCCGACGGCCTCGGAGCTCAGCTCCCCGTGCCCCACCAAGAGGGACGTCTACCTTTCGAGAGTTCTGAGGGCGAAGCCTCCCGACGATCGCGCCATGAAGGCAGGCGCCCAGCTCCACTCAGCCTTCCTGGAACCCTTCCGTGTCGCGTTGAGGAGAGGGCGCGTTGTCGAGTCGCTCGCCCACGCTAAGGCGAAGCTGCTGCGGGGCTTGAGCAGTGAGCTGAGAGCCAGGGCTGCCGAGTGCTTCGACCTCGGCGCGTCGCTGGCCTCAGCCTGGCTGTACAGTGGGAGGCGCCTTCCCCTCGCAGTTGAGCCGGAGCTGCCCGGCAGCCCGATAGGGCTCTCGGGCGTGGTGAAGCCGGACCTGGTCGTAGGGGTGATACCTCTGGACTTCGTGCTCGGGGATGGGGAGAGGAAGGACGTCGGGGTGGCGGCCTACGCGATGGCTCTCGAGGCTAGCACCTTCACGCCCGTGAACTTCGGCATCGTGGTGAGCTTCCAGTGGAGCGGGTCGGTCTCCTGGCGCGTGGTGATAGTGGACGACGAGCTTAGGCGCAGAGCGCTAGAGCTGAGGGACGACCTCGCGGGCATCGTGGAGCGGGGGGAGGATCCCGGGAGGGCGGAGCGCTGCCCCCAGCTTTGCGCGTGGAGGGGTGTCTGCTTTGAGGGCCTTGTTCGTGTCTAA
- the cas1 gene encoding CRISPR-associated endonuclease Cas1, producing the protein MRALFVSKPCRVYARKGVVEVRTADGERVEVSPALYDSLVLATRAAQVTSAALSLMAQQGVDLVVLGHRGDPVARLYPCVINKTVATRVAQYRAMLDGRGLEAVKSIVEAKVRNQAAVLRYAAKSRREEWPALEAERIAVIADEVRACKPDAAKLMELEAKAARIYWQAVAKLLPPELGFEGRDPMASDPFNLALNYGYAILYHRCERALLLVGLDPYGGFMHVPRSGSQSLVYDFAEQFRPVAVDKPLIFAGARLEVVNGVLSRESRRAVAQAVLAALSKPHGDGSSKAELDAIILRKAAQLASFLRGSEPVYPAYRVRW; encoded by the coding sequence TTGAGGGCCTTGTTCGTGTCTAAGCCGTGCAGGGTGTACGCTAGGAAGGGGGTCGTGGAGGTCAGAACAGCGGACGGCGAGAGGGTTGAAGTGAGCCCTGCGCTCTACGACTCTCTAGTGCTCGCGACTCGCGCAGCGCAGGTGACGAGCGCCGCCCTCTCGCTGATGGCGCAGCAGGGTGTGGACCTGGTCGTGCTGGGGCACAGAGGGGACCCGGTGGCCAGACTCTACCCGTGCGTGATCAACAAGACTGTAGCGACCCGCGTAGCGCAGTACAGAGCCATGCTCGACGGGAGAGGGCTCGAAGCGGTGAAGAGCATAGTCGAAGCAAAAGTGAGGAACCAGGCAGCGGTGCTGAGGTACGCGGCGAAGTCCAGGAGGGAGGAGTGGCCCGCGCTGGAAGCCGAGAGGATCGCGGTGATCGCCGACGAGGTGAGGGCCTGCAAGCCGGACGCGGCAAAGCTCATGGAGCTGGAGGCGAAGGCCGCGAGGATCTACTGGCAAGCTGTCGCGAAGCTTCTACCCCCAGAGCTGGGGTTCGAGGGGAGGGACCCTATGGCGAGCGACCCGTTCAACCTCGCGCTGAACTACGGCTACGCCATCCTCTACCACAGGTGCGAGCGGGCCCTCCTCCTCGTCGGCCTCGACCCCTACGGCGGCTTCATGCACGTGCCGAGGAGCGGCAGCCAGTCGCTGGTCTACGACTTCGCGGAGCAGTTCCGGCCCGTTGCGGTGGACAAGCCCCTCATCTTCGCGGGCGCGAGGCTCGAGGTCGTGAACGGAGTGCTCTCGCGTGAGTCGCGGAGGGCGGTGGCTCAGGCGGTGCTCGCAGCGCTGTCCAAGCCCCACGGGGACGGGTCCTCGAAGGCTGAGCTCGACGCGATCATCCTGCGCAAGGCGGCGCAGCTCGCCTCCTTCCTGAGGGGCTCGGAGCCGGTCTACCCCGCCTACAGGGTGAGGTGGTAG
- the cas2 gene encoding CRISPR-associated endonuclease Cas2, with protein sequence MRLVVIYDISDDSARERVARKLKLLGLTRVQRSAFVGVGGVARAKDAARAVQPLIEPATDSVIVLAVPSISLKRALVLGTPMAPLEAVRPYAAL encoded by the coding sequence TTGAGGCTAGTTGTCATCTACGATATCTCCGACGACTCCGCCAGGGAGCGCGTGGCCAGGAAGCTGAAGCTGCTCGGCCTCACGAGAGTGCAAAGGAGCGCGTTCGTCGGCGTCGGCGGAGTTGCGAGAGCGAAGGACGCTGCCAGGGCGGTGCAGCCCCTCATCGAGCCCGCGACCGACTCGGTGATCGTGCTCGCCGTGCCTAGCATCAGCCTGAAGAGAGCGCTGGTCCTGGGGACCCCGATGGCGCCGCTGGAGGCGGTGAGGCCCTACGCAGCCCTGTAG